The Branchiostoma lanceolatum isolate klBraLanc5 chromosome 10, klBraLanc5.hap2, whole genome shotgun sequence genome has a window encoding:
- the LOC136443525 gene encoding uncharacterized protein: protein MSRTLVIVLVVLSVTFQGHKGMSLPSFVGENTPDAYEDEQIKREEDIIKRMDDILQKTRGVAPLQKAADKMWHFKMREIGDLAGKYLEAIKEGRAEAPGVPMGSENFQKWEQSVLELDDMVRKMTGVAGLESARENLYRLEEVDLEPALQLESRRQDAEEAKDAAEGAAAAAAGAAKEAAGEAAEGAGEATKGAAEGAADAAKGAGAEGAAAAAAAAEAAKEAAGAAKEAAEGAADAAAAAGEGAADAAKDAGAEGAAAAAAAAEAAKGAADSAGEAAGEAKEGADDAAAAAGAGGAAAAAADAVKGAADSASVAAGDAAKGAIDSAAKAAEGTALGDAAKGAADAAKGAVDSASKTVGEAAKGAADKAAAALGGAAAGAAGAAGAAAGVAAAAGNGAGAASNATAAEGDAAGEGAATEKAETADEAAAGAGVAGNTTETAKPKSCPIFCWQWGAKVCCPPKSCTFFWCA, encoded by the exons ATGTCGCGTACACTTGTGATTGTCTTGGTGGTCCTGTCAGTGACTTTTCAAGGTCACAAAG GAATGTCTTTGCCGAGTTTTGTCGGCGAAAATACGCCAGACGCGTACG AGGACGAACAGATCAAACGGGAGGAGGACATCATCAAGAGGATGGACGACATTCTGCAGAAGACGAGGGGCGTCGCGCCGCTGCAGAAGGCCGCCGACAAAATGTGGCACTTCAAGATGAGAGAAATCGGCGACCTG GCGGGGAAATATCTAGAAGCCATAAAGGAAGGTCGTGCAGAGGCTCCTGGCGTCCCAA TGGGAAGCGAAAACTTCCAGAAGTGGGAGCAGAGCGTGCTTGAGCTGGACGACATGGTCCGGAAGATGACGGGTGTGGCGGGCCTGGAGAGCGCGCGGGAGAACCTGTACCGTCTGGAGGAAGTCGATCTCGAACCGGCG CTACAACTCGAATCACGGAGACAAGATGCGGAAGAGGCAAAGGACGCTGCGGAAGGCGCCGCCGCTGCTGCCGCCGGAGCTGCGAAGGAAGCCGCGGGCGAGGCTGCAGAAGGAGCCGGCGAGGCTACGAAGGGCGCTGCGGAAGGAGCCGCCGACGCTGCGAAGGGCGCTGGGGCAGAAGGAGCcgctgctgctgcagctgcgGCTGAAGCTGCCAAGGAAGCCGCCGGAGCTGCCAAGGAAGCCGCGGAAGGAGCCGCCGACGCTGCCGCCGCAGCTGGGGAAGGAGCCGCCGACGCTGCAAAGGACGCAGGGGCAGAAGGAGCCGCTGCCGCTGCCGCTGCAGCCGAAGCTGCGAAGGGAGCCGCCGATTCAGCAGGTGAAGCCGCGGGCGAGGCTAAGGAAGGAGCCGACGACGCTGCCGCTGCAGCTGGAGCCGGTGGGGCCGCTGCAGCAGCAGCCGACGCTGTGAAGGGAGCCGCCGATTCAGCAAGCGTAGCCGCGGGCGACGCCGCTAAGGGAGCGATCGACTCCGCCGCTAAAGCTGCCGAGGGCACGGCGCTGGGAGATGCCGCCAAGGGGGCTGCGGATGCGGCAAAGGGAGCTGTCGACAGCGCGAGTAAAACCGTCGGCGAGGCTGCTAAAGGTGCTGCAGACAAGGCTGCCGCGGCTCTTGGAGGGGCGGCTGCAGGAGCTGCAGGAGCCGCAGGGGCCGCTGCAGGGGTTGCTGCGGCTGCAGGAAATGGCGCCGGTGCTGCTTCAAACGCTACTGCTGCTGAAGGTGATGCTGCCGGGGAAGGCGCAGCTACGGAAAAGGCCGAGACCGCGGATGAGGCAGCGGCCGGAGCGGGAGTCGCCGGCAACACGACAGAGACCGCGAAACCAAAG AGTTGTCCGATATTCTGCTGGCAGTGGGGAGCGAAGGTTTGCTGTCCGCCGAAATCGTGCAC GTTCTTCTGGTGCGCCTAA